Proteins encoded together in one Micromonospora kangleipakensis window:
- a CDS encoding ribulokinase — MGRYVVGVDFGTLSGRAVVVDVADGAERGSAVHAYRRGVLTDRLPDGPALPPDWALQDPADHREVLRTAVPAAVRAAGIDPAEVIGIGLDATSCTVLPTLADGTPLAELPELRDRPHAWPKLWKHHAAQRQADRINALAAERAEPWLARYGGRVSAEWQLAKALEVLEDDPAVFRRAERWIETADWLVWQLCGRPTRNVSAAGFKGLRQDGRYPATDFLAALHPELPDLLSKVDGPLVEAGARAGVLTAEAARWTGLPAGVAVAAGTIDAHVTAAAARSVEPGRMLAVLGTSTCLIMNADACHEVPGVCGVVAGGVTARGWGYEAGQSGVGDIFAWYVERALPASYADEARRRGVSPYELLDALAADQPVGGHGLLALDWHSGNRSVLMDHELSGVLVGLTLATRPEEIWRALLEATAFGARTVVEAFTAAGVPVDELTAAGGLTANRLLLRIYADVLRRPLHVLDAPHPAALGAAIHAAVAAGAYPDVETASAAMGARHRETWRPDPARAAAYDDLYAEYRALHDHFGRGGTDVLHRLRTLRNRARSHP; from the coding sequence GTGGGCCGGTACGTCGTCGGCGTGGACTTCGGCACGCTCTCCGGCCGGGCCGTGGTGGTCGACGTGGCCGACGGCGCCGAGCGGGGCAGCGCGGTGCACGCGTACCGGCGCGGGGTGCTCACCGACCGGCTGCCGGACGGGCCGGCGCTCCCCCCGGACTGGGCGCTGCAGGACCCGGCAGACCACCGCGAGGTGCTGCGGACGGCCGTGCCCGCCGCCGTCCGCGCGGCCGGCATCGACCCGGCCGAGGTGATCGGCATCGGGCTGGACGCCACCTCCTGCACGGTGCTGCCCACCCTGGCCGACGGCACCCCGCTCGCCGAGCTGCCCGAGCTGCGCGACCGGCCGCACGCCTGGCCGAAGCTCTGGAAGCACCACGCCGCGCAACGGCAGGCCGACCGGATCAACGCCCTCGCCGCCGAGCGCGCCGAACCCTGGCTGGCCCGCTACGGCGGCCGGGTCTCCGCCGAGTGGCAGCTCGCCAAGGCGCTGGAGGTGCTGGAGGACGACCCGGCGGTGTTCCGCCGCGCGGAGCGCTGGATCGAGACGGCCGACTGGCTGGTCTGGCAGCTCTGCGGCCGCCCGACCCGCAACGTCTCCGCCGCCGGCTTCAAGGGACTACGGCAGGACGGCCGCTACCCGGCCACCGATTTCCTCGCCGCGCTCCACCCCGAGCTACCCGACCTGCTGTCGAAGGTCGACGGGCCGCTGGTGGAGGCCGGTGCCCGGGCCGGCGTACTGACGGCCGAGGCGGCCCGGTGGACCGGCCTACCGGCCGGCGTCGCGGTGGCCGCCGGCACGATCGACGCGCACGTCACCGCCGCCGCGGCGCGTTCGGTCGAGCCGGGCCGGATGCTCGCCGTCCTCGGTACCTCCACCTGCCTGATCATGAATGCGGACGCCTGCCACGAGGTGCCCGGGGTCTGCGGTGTCGTCGCGGGCGGGGTCACCGCTCGCGGCTGGGGCTACGAGGCCGGGCAGAGCGGCGTGGGTGACATCTTCGCCTGGTACGTCGAGCGGGCCCTGCCCGCGTCGTACGCCGACGAGGCGCGGCGGCGCGGGGTCTCGCCGTACGAGCTGCTGGACGCCCTCGCCGCCGACCAGCCGGTGGGCGGGCACGGGCTGCTGGCGCTGGACTGGCACAGCGGCAACCGCTCGGTGCTGATGGACCACGAGCTGAGCGGGGTGCTGGTCGGGCTGACCCTGGCCACCCGGCCGGAGGAGATCTGGCGGGCGCTGCTGGAGGCCACCGCGTTCGGGGCGCGGACGGTCGTCGAGGCGTTCACCGCGGCCGGGGTGCCGGTGGACGAGTTGACCGCCGCCGGTGGGCTGACCGCCAACCGGCTGCTGCTGCGGATCTACGCCGACGTGCTGCGCCGGCCGCTGCACGTGCTCGACGCCCCGCATCCGGCCGCCCTCGGCGCGGCGATCCACGCGGCGGTGGCGGCCGGGGCGTACCCGGACGTGGAGACCGCCTCGGCGGCGATGGGCGCGCGGCACCGCGAGACCTGGCGCCCCGATCCGGCCCGCGCCGCCGCCTACGACGACCTCTACGCCGAGTACCGCGCCCTGCACGACCACTTCGGCCGCGGTGGCACCGACGTTCTGCACCGCCTCCGCACCCTCCGCAACCGCGCCCGCTCCCACCCCTGA
- a CDS encoding carbohydrate kinase family protein — protein MITVVGESLVDLIEDPSGGAVAHPGGSPANVAVALARLGQPTTLLTQLGDDAHGRLLRAHLAGSGVRLDPTSVPDLPRTSVARTRVGADGQARYDFDIAWRSFPDRALASGSGSRCLHTGSLATVLEPGAGDVLALVRDRRATTMISYDPNCRPALMGDRTTARRRVEELVAVSDVVKVSLEDLAWLHPGRGYEELGRAWLELGAVLVVVTRGDGGAWAVNRGGAVQVDARPVRVVDTVGAGDAFTAGLLAALSERNLLGAARRTALGDVGRDALAAVLAEAAHVAARTCARRGADPPTRAELAVDRPAVVGSGGGA, from the coding sequence GTGATCACGGTTGTCGGCGAGAGCCTGGTGGATCTGATCGAGGATCCGTCGGGCGGGGCGGTCGCCCACCCGGGGGGCAGCCCGGCGAACGTCGCCGTGGCGCTCGCCCGCCTCGGTCAGCCCACCACCCTGCTCACCCAGCTCGGTGACGACGCGCACGGGCGGCTGCTCCGCGCCCACCTGGCCGGCAGCGGCGTACGGCTGGATCCGACGTCGGTGCCGGACCTGCCGCGCACGAGCGTGGCCCGGACCCGGGTGGGCGCGGACGGACAGGCCCGGTACGACTTCGACATCGCCTGGCGGTCCTTTCCGGACCGGGCGCTGGCCAGTGGGTCGGGGAGCCGGTGCCTGCACACCGGCTCGCTCGCCACGGTGCTCGAACCGGGCGCCGGTGACGTGCTGGCGCTGGTCCGGGACCGGCGGGCGACCACGATGATCAGCTACGACCCGAACTGCCGCCCCGCCCTGATGGGCGACCGGACCACGGCCCGGCGCCGGGTCGAGGAGCTGGTGGCGGTCAGCGACGTCGTCAAGGTCAGCCTGGAGGACCTGGCCTGGCTCCACCCGGGCCGTGGGTACGAGGAGCTGGGGCGGGCATGGCTGGAGCTGGGCGCCGTCCTCGTGGTGGTCACCCGCGGCGACGGCGGGGCCTGGGCGGTCAACCGCGGCGGTGCGGTGCAGGTGGACGCCCGACCGGTGCGGGTGGTGGACACCGTCGGCGCCGGTGACGCGTTCACGGCCGGGCTGCTGGCCGCGCTGAGCGAGCGGAACCTGCTCGGCGCCGCGCGGCGGACGGCGCTCGGCGACGTCGGCCGGGACGCGCTCGCCGCGGTCCTGGCGGAGGCGGCCCACGTCGCCGCCCGTACCTGCGCCCGGCGGGGGGCGGATCCGCCCACCCGCGCCGAGCTGGCCGTCGACCGGCCCGCGGTGGTGGGATCCGGCGGCGGCGCCTGA